A region from the bacterium genome encodes:
- a CDS encoding TetR/AcrR family transcriptional regulator yields MSDIPETHELSRKEREAVWRKSEVIEAAARLFVERGYEATSLQEIAEASEFSVGTLYNFFEGKEDIYFAVIESQMADFYNRAKQALSSTEDPVVKLERFAGAHFEYAMDEKDTLKRFWHEMAGFAWALKERLRARLEKSGYLPHALLVPVFDRLRAAGFVDDVQSEEQAIVFGGMCFSYLLMWLRSGKEMDLLSRAPVVVKRFLEGFGRRG; encoded by the coding sequence ATGAGCGACATTCCCGAAACACACGAACTCTCTCGAAAGGAGAGGGAGGCCGTCTGGCGGAAATCGGAGGTAATCGAGGCGGCCGCGCGGCTGTTTGTCGAAAGAGGTTACGAGGCGACCTCGCTTCAAGAGATAGCCGAGGCGTCCGAGTTCTCTGTTGGCACTCTCTACAATTTTTTCGAGGGCAAGGAGGACATATATTTTGCGGTGATAGAGTCGCAGATGGCTGATTTCTACAACCGTGCCAAGCAAGCTCTGTCCTCAACTGAAGACCCAGTTGTGAAGCTAGAGAGGTTTGCAGGAGCGCATTTTGAGTATGCAATGGACGAGAAAGATACATTGAAGAGGTTTTGGCACGAGATGGCCGGCTTCGCCTGGGCGCTAAAGGAAAGACTGCGGGCCCGCCTGGAGAAAAGTGGGTACCTGCCTCATGCGTTGCTTGTTCCTGTTTTTGACCGGTTGAGGGCAGCGGGTTTTGTAGATGATGTGCAGTCCGAGGAACAAGCGATAGTCTTCGGCGGTATGTGTTTCTCGTATTTGTTGATGTGGTTACGGTCGGGCAAGGAGATGGACCTGCTGTCGCGTGCGCCAGTTGTTGTTAAGCGGTTTTTGGAGGGATTCGGGAGGCGTGGATGA
- a CDS encoding Trm112 family protein, with protein MALDKELLEILVCPQCKGELDYKEQEDRLICRACKLAYRIEDDIPVMLIDEAEPIQ; from the coding sequence ATGGCGCTAGACAAGGAGCTTTTGGAGATATTGGTCTGCCCGCAGTGCAAGGGCGAACTTGACTACAAGGAACAGGAGGACAGGCTCATCTGCCGCGCCTGCAAACTCGCCTATCGCATTGAAGACGACATTCCCGTGATGCTGATCGACGAGGCCGAACCGATACAGTGA